One segment of Streptomyces sp. YIM 121038 DNA contains the following:
- a CDS encoding HAD-IA family hydrolase, translating into MTSEATDPTEGLRKLIELARFVLFDFDGPICRLFARHSAVGVAREQVRWLEGRGLHGLLTNGVRDDPDPQVVLRAVDRRRPGSDLVVELEERLTHEELTAVGSAWPTPYADALIRTWSAVGVRLAITTNNSPRAAIRYLDGRGLLDCFAPHIYGRTQDLRLLKPDPHCVRRALSAMGADPAGTLMIGDTPSDFLAARAAGVHFLGYARDARKEGLLRGVGADRIVTSLEPVLSVVRSIGAAG; encoded by the coding sequence GTGACTTCTGAAGCGACTGATCCGACCGAGGGCCTGCGGAAGCTGATCGAGCTCGCCCGTTTCGTGCTCTTCGACTTCGACGGCCCCATCTGCCGCCTGTTCGCCCGGCACTCGGCGGTCGGGGTGGCCCGTGAGCAGGTCCGCTGGCTGGAGGGGCGGGGGCTGCACGGCCTGCTCACCAACGGGGTGCGCGACGACCCCGATCCGCAGGTCGTGCTGCGTGCCGTCGACCGCCGCAGGCCCGGCAGCGACCTCGTCGTCGAGCTGGAGGAGCGGCTCACGCACGAGGAGCTGACGGCGGTCGGCTCGGCCTGGCCGACGCCGTACGCCGACGCGCTGATCCGCACCTGGTCGGCCGTCGGCGTCCGGCTCGCCATCACCACGAACAACTCGCCCCGGGCCGCCATCCGTTACCTCGACGGGCGCGGTCTGCTCGACTGCTTCGCGCCGCACATATACGGCCGCACCCAGGACCTGCGGCTGCTCAAACCGGACCCGCACTGCGTGCGGCGGGCCCTGAGCGCGATGGGCGCCGACCCGGCGGGCACGCTCATGATCGGCGACACCCCGTCGGACTTCCTCGCCGCCAGGGCCGCGGGGGTGCACTTCCTCGGGTACGCGCGCGACGCCCGCAAGGAGGGCCTCCTGCGCGGGGTCGGCGCCGACCGCATCGTCACCTCGCTGGAGCCGGTGCTCTCGGTGGTGCGGTCGATCGGGGCCGCGGGGTGA
- a CDS encoding GntR family transcriptional regulator, producing the protein MVVTKENGALTGRSKPSPQDIADALRDRIRTGTLKPGDRLPTQARLAEEFGVERGTVRQALHGLHRDGLINHVTKGSPPRVAAPAEPAVSATPEPQPSMVGLAPRLVEAFKQPHVRVDAVSFTAETLMNALTEPIRQIHAGLLRPSSIDVRILLPSSDIELAFPVPVQAERESRERLHQRWLAQRNAQGQVLRHNLLTLRNEPHGIDVRVAFRALPFTSPVKLYVLNGHEALLAYYTLERERVELDVDGGETVEMWDAGGLKTPLFSFTDGANPRDSGFVGESQKWFDALWETITSDLTLS; encoded by the coding sequence CTGGTCGTGACCAAGGAGAACGGTGCTTTGACCGGCAGGAGCAAGCCCTCGCCCCAGGACATCGCCGACGCCCTGCGTGACCGCATCCGCACCGGCACCCTCAAACCCGGCGACCGCCTGCCCACCCAGGCCCGGCTCGCCGAGGAGTTCGGCGTGGAACGCGGCACCGTACGCCAGGCCCTGCACGGCCTGCACCGCGACGGTCTGATCAATCACGTCACCAAGGGCAGCCCGCCCCGGGTCGCGGCCCCGGCCGAGCCGGCCGTCTCCGCGACGCCGGAGCCGCAGCCGTCCATGGTCGGGCTGGCCCCGCGCCTGGTGGAGGCGTTCAAACAGCCGCACGTGCGCGTGGACGCGGTCTCGTTCACGGCGGAGACCCTGATGAACGCCCTCACCGAGCCGATCCGGCAGATCCACGCGGGCCTGCTGCGCCCGAGCTCCATCGACGTGCGCATCCTGCTGCCGAGCAGCGACATCGAGCTGGCCTTCCCGGTGCCGGTGCAGGCGGAGCGCGAGAGCCGGGAGCGGCTGCACCAGCGCTGGCTCGCGCAGCGCAACGCGCAGGGGCAGGTCCTGCGCCACAACCTCCTCACGCTGCGCAACGAGCCGCACGGCATCGACGTCCGCGTCGCCTTCCGGGCCCTGCCGTTCACCTCGCCGGTGAAGCTCTACGTACTCAACGGGCACGAGGCGCTCCTCGCGTACTACACGCTGGAGCGCGAGCGGGTGGAGCTGGACGTGGACGGCGGCGAGACGGTGGAGATGTGGGACGCGGGCGGCCTCAAGACGCCGCTGTTCTCCTTCACCGACGGCGCCAACCCGCGCGACTCCGGCTTCGTGGGGGAATCTCAGAAGTGGTTCGACGCACTCTGGGAAACGATCACGTCGGACCTAACACTCTCTTAG
- a CDS encoding GntR family transcriptional regulator: protein MPPHRSHRDVADELRSRIRSGLLRPGQRMPTQAELASEFGVERGAVRQALRILQGEQLLANVSKGSPATVATPAAPSRDAVRPQPTMVGLAPRIAAAFQAPHVEIDALCLTSISLTMAIGEPLRQIHAGRLKPAKIRVRVLLPSRDIDLAFPAPVGGGDSDGPVHRRWLDQRNAQGQVLRHNLLTLRGTHGIDVQVEFRALPFTPPVKLYLLNGSEALFAYYTLTKRGEEIGQEYLEMWDAQGTQSMLFPFQQGDGLRDTTFVEQSHLWFDALWNTISRDLRLNPGP from the coding sequence ATGCCGCCGCACCGCTCGCACCGGGACGTGGCGGACGAGCTGCGGTCCCGGATCAGGTCGGGCCTGCTGCGGCCGGGCCAGCGGATGCCCACCCAGGCGGAGCTCGCGTCCGAGTTCGGCGTGGAGCGCGGCGCGGTGCGCCAGGCCCTCCGCATCCTGCAGGGCGAACAGCTGCTGGCCAATGTGTCCAAGGGCAGCCCCGCCACGGTCGCGACCCCGGCCGCGCCGAGCCGCGACGCGGTGCGCCCGCAGCCCACGATGGTCGGGCTCGCGCCGCGCATAGCCGCCGCGTTCCAGGCGCCGCACGTGGAGATCGACGCGCTGTGTCTGACGTCCATCTCGCTGACGATGGCGATCGGCGAACCGCTCCGGCAGATCCACGCCGGACGGCTGAAACCGGCCAAGATCCGCGTCCGCGTGCTGCTGCCGAGCCGCGACATCGACCTCGCCTTCCCGGCGCCGGTGGGGGGCGGGGACTCGGACGGCCCCGTGCACCGCCGCTGGCTCGACCAGCGCAACGCGCAGGGGCAGGTCCTGCGCCACAACCTGCTCACCCTGCGCGGCACGCACGGCATCGACGTACAAGTGGAGTTCCGGGCCCTGCCGTTCACCCCGCCGGTGAAGCTCTATCTGCTCAACGGCTCCGAGGCGCTGTTCGCGTACTACACCCTCACCAAGCGCGGTGAGGAGATCGGCCAGGAGTATCTGGAGATGTGGGACGCGCAGGGCACGCAGTCGATGCTCTTCCCCTTCCAGCAGGGGGACGGGCTGCGGGACACCACCTTCGTGGAACAGTCCCACCTGTGGTTCGACGCCCTGTGGAACACGATCAGCAGGGACCTGAGGCTGAACCCAGGTCCCTAG
- a CDS encoding asparaginase, whose translation MTPTSAATPVIPPVLAEVVRSGFVEGRHRGSLVLLGADGEVELALGDVAAPVFPRSTNKPMQAAAVLRAGLDLAGERLALAAASHSGETFHRDLVRKMLAEHGLTAAALQCPPDLPLDPVEAETYLAAGAVRDRVTMNCSGKHTAMLAVCDLNGWDRETYLDPAHPLQRLTHDVIEEAAGERVAAVGTDGCGAPLMAISLTGLARAYRHFVLAAPGTAERRVADAMRAHPEYVAGTRRPDTWLMREVPGTLSKMGAEAVQAVALADGRALAFKIDDGGTRVLGPVLARALALAGVEAPVLARLAEAPLHGGGVPVGEIRAAF comes from the coding sequence ATGACCCCGACGTCCGCCGCCACCCCCGTCATACCGCCGGTCCTCGCCGAAGTCGTACGTTCCGGCTTCGTCGAGGGCCGCCATCGGGGCAGCCTCGTGCTGCTCGGGGCGGACGGCGAGGTCGAGCTGGCGCTCGGGGACGTCGCGGCGCCCGTGTTCCCGCGCTCCACGAACAAGCCGATGCAGGCCGCGGCGGTGCTGCGGGCCGGGCTCGACCTGGCGGGGGAGCGGCTCGCGCTCGCGGCCGCCAGCCACTCCGGCGAAACGTTCCACCGGGATCTGGTGCGGAAGATGCTCGCCGAGCACGGGCTGACCGCCGCCGCGCTCCAGTGCCCGCCCGACCTGCCGCTCGACCCCGTCGAGGCCGAGACGTACCTGGCGGCGGGGGCCGTGCGGGACCGGGTCACCATGAACTGTTCCGGCAAGCACACGGCGATGCTCGCGGTGTGCGACCTGAACGGCTGGGACAGGGAGACCTATCTGGACCCCGCGCATCCGCTCCAGCGCCTCACGCACGACGTGATCGAGGAGGCGGCGGGGGAGCGGGTCGCGGCCGTCGGCACGGACGGGTGCGGGGCGCCGCTGATGGCGATCTCCCTGACGGGGCTCGCCCGCGCCTACCGGCACTTCGTCCTGGCCGCGCCCGGTACGGCCGAGCGGCGCGTGGCCGACGCGATGCGGGCGCACCCGGAGTACGTGGCCGGGACGCGGCGGCCGGACACGTGGCTCATGCGGGAGGTGCCCGGGACGCTGTCCAAGATGGGCGCCGAGGCGGTGCAGGCCGTGGCCCTCGCGGACGGGCGGGCGCTGGCCTTCAAGATCGACGACGGCGGTACGAGGGTGCTGGGGCCGGTCCTCGCCCGTGCCCTCGCCCTGGCGGGCGTCGAGGCCCCCGTCCTGGCCCGCCTTGCGGAGGCCCCTCTGCACGGCGGCGGGGTGCCGGTGGGCGAGATCAGGGCGGCCTTCTAG
- a CDS encoding ABC transporter substrate-binding protein, whose amino-acid sequence MPRPPVQRTDSPVLPEAPAHDLAALRLPELRELRRAAQQDEADLSYVRRLLQGRIDILRAETARRARTRAGATQDGVPGVPGGDGTAGLVVDRLPEILTDGPARRRASARHVTLGTPHSEEYRRLAADMLAEVALSDLAARTDDELHTAMGRLVRYEQQVSRRRQEMQRTTDDCSAEIARRYREGEAQVDDLLA is encoded by the coding sequence GTGCCGCGCCCGCCCGTGCAGCGCACCGACAGCCCCGTCCTGCCCGAGGCGCCCGCCCACGACCTGGCCGCGCTGCGCCTGCCGGAGCTGCGCGAGCTGCGCCGGGCCGCACAGCAGGACGAGGCCGATCTGAGCTACGTACGACGGCTGCTCCAGGGGCGCATCGACATCCTGCGCGCCGAGACCGCGCGCCGTGCGCGGACGCGCGCGGGAGCGACCCAGGACGGTGTCCCCGGAGTTCCGGGCGGCGACGGGACGGCGGGCCTCGTCGTGGACCGGCTCCCGGAGATCCTCACGGACGGCCCGGCCCGCCGCCGCGCCTCGGCCCGGCACGTGACGCTCGGGACGCCGCACAGCGAGGAGTACCGGCGGCTCGCCGCCGACATGCTCGCCGAGGTCGCGCTCTCCGACCTCGCCGCCCGCACGGACGACGAGCTGCACACGGCCATGGGCCGGCTCGTGCGGTACGAGCAGCAGGTGTCGCGGCGGCGCCAGGAGATGCAGCGGACCACCGACGATTGCAGTGCGGAGATCGCCCGCAGGTACCGTGAAGGCGAAGCACAAGTAGACGACCTGCTCGCCTGA
- the dtd gene encoding D-aminoacyl-tRNA deacylase, whose amino-acid sequence MRAVVQRVDGASVVVDGETVGEITGEGLCVLVGVTHDDTEEKAAQLARKLWSLRMLHGEKSCSDVDAPLLVISQFTLYGDARKGRRPTWNAAAPGDVAEPLVDEVVARLRALGATVATGRFGASMRVGLTNDGPFTVLLEM is encoded by the coding sequence ATGCGTGCGGTGGTGCAGAGGGTGGACGGCGCGAGCGTCGTCGTGGACGGCGAGACGGTCGGCGAGATCACGGGCGAGGGCCTGTGCGTGCTCGTCGGGGTCACGCATGACGACACCGAGGAGAAGGCCGCGCAGCTGGCCCGCAAACTGTGGTCGCTGCGCATGCTCCACGGCGAGAAGTCCTGCTCGGACGTCGACGCGCCGCTCCTGGTGATCAGCCAGTTCACCCTGTACGGCGACGCCCGCAAGGGCCGCAGGCCCACGTGGAACGCGGCCGCGCCCGGGGACGTGGCGGAGCCCCTGGTCGACGAGGTCGTCGCCCGGCTGCGGGCCCTGGGCGCGACCGTCGCCACGGGCCGCTTCGGCGCCTCCATGCGCGTGGGTCTGACGAACGACGGGCCGTTCACGGTGCTGCTGGAGATGTGA